The following proteins come from a genomic window of Carassius gibelio isolate Cgi1373 ecotype wild population from Czech Republic chromosome B8, carGib1.2-hapl.c, whole genome shotgun sequence:
- the rho gene encoding rhodopsin, whose product MNGTEGDMFYVPMSNATGIVRSPYDYPQYYLVAPWAYACLAAYMFFLIITGFPVNFLTLYVTIEHKKLRTPLNYILLNLAISDLFMVFGGFTTTMYTSLHGYFVFGRVGCNLEGFFATLGGEMGLWSLVVLAFERWMVVCKPVSNFRFGENHAIMGVVFTWFMACTCAVPPLVGWSRYIPEGMQCSCGVDYYTRAPGYNNESFVIYMFIVHFIIPLIVIFFCYGRLVCTVKEAAAQQQESETTQRAEREVTRMVVIMVIGFLICWIPYASVAWYIFTHQGSEFGPVFMTVPAFFAKTAAVYNPCIYICMNKQFRHCMITTLCCGKNPFEEEEGASTTASKTEASSVSSSSVSPA is encoded by the coding sequence ATGAACGGTACAGAGGGAGATATGTTCTACGTGCCTATGTCCAATGCCACCGGCATTGTTAGGAGCCCGTACGACTATCCTCAGTACTACCTGGTGGCGCCATGGGCATACGCCTGCCTGGCCGCGTACATGTTCTTCCTGATTATCACTGGCTTCCCCGTCAACTTCCTCACTCTGTACGTCACCATCGAGCACAAGAAGCTGCGTACACCTCTCAACTACATTCTGCTGAACCTCGCCATTTCCGACCTCTTCATGGTGTTCGGTGGCTTCACCACAACGATGTACACCTCGTTGCATGGCTACTTTGTTTTTGGACGCGTCGGCTGCAACCTCGAAGGCTTCTTTGCAACCCTGGGTGGTGAAATGGGCCTTTGGTCCCTGGTGGTGTTGGCCTTTGAGAGGTGGATGGTCGTCTGTAAGCCCGTGAGCAACTTCCGCTTCGGAGAGAACCACGCCATCATGGGTGTTGTCTTCACCTGGTTCATGGCTTGCACCTGTGCCGTGCCTCCCCTGGTTGGCTGGTCCCGTTACATTCCCGAGGGCATGCAGTGCTCATGCGGAGTCGACTATTACACTCGTGCCCCAGGCTACAACAACGAGTCCTTTGTCATCTACATGTTCATTGTCCACTTCATTATTCCGCTCATCGTCATATTCTTCTGCTATGGTCGTCTCGTCTGCACCGTCAAAGAAGCCGCTGCCCAGCAGCAGGAGTCTGAGACCACCCAGAGGGCCGAGCGTGAGGTCACCCGCATGGTCGTCATCATGGTCATTGGCTTCTTGATTTGCTGGATCCCCTATGCCAGTGTGGCCTGGTATATCTTCACCCACCAGGGAAGCGAATTTGGACCTGTCTTCATGACAGTGCCAGCCTTCTTTGCCAAGACCGCTGCTGTCTACAACCCCTGCATCTACATCTGCATGAACAAGCAGTTCCGTCACTGCATGATCACCACCTTGTGCTGCGGCAAGAACCCCTTCGAGGAGGAAGAGGGCGCCTCCACTACTGCATCCAAGACAGAGGCTTCGTCCGTGTCTTCCAGCTCTGTGTCCCCTGCGTAA